A window from Brachyhypopomus gauderio isolate BG-103 chromosome 6, BGAUD_0.2, whole genome shotgun sequence encodes these proteins:
- the LOC143517683 gene encoding interferon-induced very large GTPase 1-like isoform X1: MEAEAMSDPGPDDVMDTQPATDSPSGLQVPTVVLFGNSSAVTSGNENLLFGQEQVTKEQAHFPRTRVVSGRIMSVINVLDSHEEDLYLDPMDHVSGQLDLKNIQSFIYVLQLGQLTDTDKLGLEWLKSRFGEGVLPYVMILFTYEREEDCDTIIDDLKNNSVLEELLKKCGDRYHTCSKSMNNQSEMRTLLEKIDHLVSENNPHCYTAEMHHTGLKFTNQRIIQPRVKMEITYTSAKTAGRGQGRTPGLYMREVTKREENPNPEQLFVRLNLKEKYQNKMKTSDILQVTKLSVCSEKPSVEEDMAGVFLQRLLMMDYRARYITTEEVSNNTDEAVLCIEDRDDCDEFDYFFFKKSFNFDEGNHKHPIHCMDVQMAVLHCSDSFLKQLIVTKLSQCQYALPLLVPDPFTREIEFPLWTFRQIKKSWKIMDTSGKETGLNDTSGKNTSFTKPIHAAETPMVAFFRLGSVSSSKSQLMNKLINEKHNTFFYRHCPGSSRTRLLMDGVVEIAWYLPSGTTDDLFSDCVTFCNLHGDAEINKEQLEILTEMSSVNVVLLANHEKQEYKEILQKLWKGPKSLICLFSEDDSGVSGTKTGKYRIGLKDRNQSDVTKELRKTIKDCLCKSPSTFSLKQLCKIKVITTDEEAPECQKGKEAAEEIMRFLNEKELYKLKEKHLPCQGKLWHDWCEMNKDLYRLQGDNLEMQKSKKQTEMKRIREQQHNYGLSGLMKKLIYTLICLEENEKSYFLKWLGIFLDNCTTDDLSALHHEYDEKWTKVLALKKKHDKSDKMIHSQTQLEEISEKLKAATFGLEHIFREMGQIYESFRSVQAHKKDYIYEDLSFFPKLAADLIKTGLPLELMDGDAAHVPLVWVSAVLDELIKILGDQRVFVLSVLGIQSSGKSTMLNAMFGLQFAVSAGRCTRGAFMQLVKVSEEMKAELKFDYILVVDTEGLRALELAGKSTRNHDNELATFVIGLGNMTLVNIFGENPAEMQDILQIVVQAFLRMKKVRLRPSCMFVHQNVGDITAGEKNMEGRRRLQEKLDEMTKLAAKEEDSHAECFSDVITFNVQTDVKYFAQLLEGSPPMAPPNPCYSRNVQELKNAIFKKAMKSQAITLSQFKARFSDLWNALLNENFVFSFKNTLEIAVYRKLETEFGKWTWNLRKAMLDVEETLHNRIENEKLEKIEERELYAYMENTRNEVDKSVKQYFEEDSYKDILIHWLAKYENKIKELLENLIKDAQTKLNAVIQQRNARENFKNKKNEYDEKLFNMSKVFALNLKDKKTEEHVLKQEFDDVWDKWVTDLTTDTYSEKTMNFWNDAIQFISNDLAFVYDRQCQEQYKNIDKLGSYSQYMILKKHEELCDEDQYAQESDLNRKKTKDENQKLPNDQSVWNPFTSTLRTVANQQTENLRKAEDNFLNSEDHMQVRDLAISIIQETEEIMKKMKIAKIGYKDSYIQELTDYVQKTVKQHQDVNQRFKFKKEFTVDLCLHVCDLAHVRFTELHKEFRDTNDPRLYLEKQKPRFYGVFKNYCRGATATTIFGELLCSNIESSILQAVYNKTAIDLTTQIRSNMPAFNGNRSSLEKHILKSLAEEINFDKYVQYIHNPQKHFKQFITEKVHQYITENGTVVLKLFKRNLKDKEQIVINAVHIATEDTKMNSGDAHMWVRRFSESLTDQLNLKEIIFVDHKEITDFDFLQKVVTDGLADIMSKQNKHFKSVKDIKMENVRNRPEDILIEHLCRCCWVQCPFCRAICTNTMEDHDGDHSVPLHRAEGINGWYYRGTTNLSTDFCTTNVQSDKVFCAMESNWRVPYKQYRTAGHWFAKWSITPDNSELPYWKWFVCRFQKDLENHYEKTFQGHGQIPDEWRKYTKEDAVGSLDIYI; encoded by the exons ATGGAGGCTGAAGCCATGTCAGATCCAGGACCTGATGATGTGATGGACACCCAACCAGCAACTGATAGCCCCTCTG GTCTTCAGGTCCCCACTGTGGTGCTCTTTGGAAACTCCTCTGCTGTCACATCTGGAAATGAAAATCTACTTTTTGGACAAGAACAAGTCACAAAAGAACAGGCCCATTTTCCCAGAACCAGAGTCGTTTCAGGGCGAATCATGTCAGTGATCAACGTGCTTGATTCACATGAGGAAGACCTGTATCTAGACCCCATGGACCATGTCTCTGGGCAATTAGACTTGAAAAACATCCAATCTTTTATCTATGTACTACAGCTGGGCCAATTAACAGATACTGATAAGCTGGGGTTAGAATGGCTAAAGAGCAGGTTTGGTGAAGGTGTTCTACCGTATGTGATGATTCTGTTCACttatgagagagaggaggactgtGACACCATCATAGATGACCTGAAGAACAACAGTGTTCTAGAAGAACTGCTGAAGAAGTGTGGAGACAGATATCACACCTGTAGCAAGAGCATGAACAACCAATCAGAGATGAGGACACTGCTGGAGAAGATTGATCATCTGGTTTCTGAGAACAACCCACACTGCTACACTGCTGAGATGCACCACACAGGACTGAAGTTCACTA ATCAAAGAATTATCCAGCCGCGAGTTAAGATGGAAATCACATACACCAGTGCAAAAACAGCAGGAAGAGGACAG GGAAGAACACCAGGGCTTTACATGAGAGAAGTAACGAAAAGGGAAGAAAACCCAAACCCAGAGCAACTCTTTGTTAGACTTAATCTCAAGGAAAAGtatcaaaacaaaatgaagaCTTCAGACATTCTTCAAGTAACTAAACTTTCTGTGTGTTCTGAAAAGCCCTCTGTGGAGGAAGACATGGCTGGTGTTTTCTTACAAAGGCTTTTGATGATGGACTACAGAGCTAGATACATTACTACAGAAGAAGTCTCTAATAATACAGATGAGGCTGTCCTCTGTATAGAAGATAGAGATGACTGTGATGAATTTGATTACTTTTTCTTCAAAAAGTCATTTAATTTTGATGAAGGAAACCATAAACATCCCATTCACTGTATGGATGTCCAGATGGCAGTGCTCCACTGCTCAGACAGCTTCCTAAAGCAGCTCATAGTGACCAAACTGTCCCAGTGTCAGTACGCTCTGCCTCTGTTAGTGCCTGATCCCTTCACCAGAGAGATTGAGTTTCCTCTGTGGACATTTAGACAAATCAAGAAGAGCTGGAAGATCATGGACACCTCTGGTAAAGAGACTGGTTTAAATGACACCTCTGGTAAAAATACATCTTTTACTAAACCAATTCATGCAGCTGAAACTCCAATGGTGGCGTTCTTCAGACTGGGCTCTGTGTCCTCATCCAAGTCTCAGCTGATGAACAAACTGATCAAtgaaaaacacaacacattctTCTACAGACATTGTCCAGGCAGCAGCAGAACCCGTCTACTGATGGATGGAGTGGTGGAGATCGCCTGGTACCTCCCATCTGGAACAACTGATGATCTTTTCAGTGATTGTGTCACATTCTGTAATCTCCATGGTGATGCAGAAATTAATAAGGAACAACTAGAGATTCTGACTGAAATGTCGTCTGTGAATGTTGTACTGTTAGCTAATCATGAAAAACAGGAATATAAGGAGATACTCCAGAAACTCTGGAAAGGCCCCAAATCATTAATCTGTCTATTTTCTGAAGATGACTCTGGTGTATCTGGGACAAAGACTGGAAAATACAGAATTGGACTTAAAGACAGAAATCAATCAGATGTTACTAAAGAACTCAGAAAAACTATCAAAGACTGTCTTTGCAAATCACCATCTACTTTCAGCCTTAAACAATTGTGCAAAATCAAAGTTATTACTACAGATGAGGAAGCACCTGAATGCCAGAAAGGGAAGGAGGCAGCAGAGGAGATAATGAGATTCCTGAATGAAAAAGAGCTCTACAAACTAAAGGAGAAACATCTGCCCTGTCAGGGAAAACTGTGGCATGACTGGTGTGAGATGAACAAAGACCTGTATCGTCTTCAAGGAGACAACTTAGAAATGCAGAAGagcaaaaaacaaacagaaatgaaGCGAATTCGTGAACAGCAGCACAACTATGGACTGTCTGGCCTCATGAAGAAGTTAATATACACATTGATATGTCTGGAAGAGaatgaaaagtcttattttctGAAATGGCTTGGTATTTTCTTAGACAACTGCACTACAGATGATCTCTCTGCACTTCATCATGAATATGATGAAAAGTGGACAAAGGTTTTAGCCCTGAAAAAGAAGCATgacaagtcagacaaaatgatacATTCCCAAACGCAACTTGAGGAAATTTCAGAAAAACTGAAGGCAGCAACCTTTGGTTTGGAGCACATATTCAGAGAGATGGGCCAGATATATGAGTCATTTCGATCTGTTCAAGCACACAAGAAAGATTACATATATGAAGATCTGTCTTTTTTTCCTAAACTTGCTGCAGATCTCATCAAAACTGGGCTTCCATTGGAGTTGATGGATGGAGATGCTGCTCATGTTCCTCTGGTCTGGGTTTCAGCAGTTCTAGATGAACTCATCAAGATCCTGGGAGACCAGAGAGTGTTTGTGCTGTCAGTGTTGGGGATCCAGAGCTCTGGTAAATCCACCATGCTCAATGCCATGTTTGGACTCCAGTTTGCAGTCAGTGCAGGCAGGTGCACCAGAGGAGCCTTCATGCAGCTGGTCAAAGTGTCAGAGGAGATGAAGGCAGAGCTGAAGTTTGACTACATTCTAGTTGTTGACACTGAAGGTCTCAGAGCACTTGAGCTTGCAGGGAAATCTACCAGGAATCACGATAATGAACTTGCCACATTTGTCATAGGTCTTGGAAATATGACCTTGGTCAACATTTTTGGAGAGAACCCTGCTGAGATGCAGGACATCCTTCAGATTGTTGTTCAGGCCTTCCTGAGGATGAAGAAGGTCAGACTGAGACCAAGCTGCATGTTTGTTCATCAGAATGTTGGAGATATTACAGCTGGAGAGAAGAACATGGAAGGAAGGAGACGCTTGCAGGAGAAACTGGATGAGATGACAAAACTGGCAGCAAAGGAAGAAGACAGTCACGCTGAGTGTTTCAGTGATGTCATAACATTCAATGTTCAGACAGATGTGAAGTACTTTGCTCAGCTGTTGGAGGGCAGTCCACCCATGGCTCCACCAAATCCATGTTACAGCAGAAATGTTCAGGAGCTGAAGAATGCCATTTTCAAAAAAGCTATGAAGTCACAAGCCATCACACTCTCACAGTTTAAAGCAAGATTCAGTGATCTGTGGAATGCGTTGTTGAATGAGAACTTTGTTTTTAGCTTCAAAAACACCTTGGAAATTGCAGTCTACCGAAAACTGGAAACAGAGTTTGGGAAATGGACTTGGAATCTCAGGAAAGCCATGCTAGATGTTGAAGAAACATTGCACAACAGAATTGAAAATGAAAAACTGGAAAAAATCGAGGAAAGGGAACTTTATGCATACATGGAAAATACTAGAAATGAAGTGGACAAATCAGTGAAGCAGTACTTTGAAGAAGACAGCTACAAAGACATTTTAATACACTGGCtagcaaaatatgaaaacaaaatTAAAGAGCTTCTTGAAAACCTTATTAAAGATGCACAAACAAAACTAAATGCAGTGATTCAACAGCGTAATGCACGAGAGAatttcaaaaacaaaaagaatGAGTATGATGAAAAGCTGTTCAATATGAGCAAAGTGTTTGCTTTAAATctaaaagacaaaaaaacagaAGAACATGTTCTCAAACAAGAATTTGATGATGTGTGGGACAAATGGGTCACTGACCTGACAACAGACACTTATTCAGAAAAAACTATGAATTTTTGGAATGATGCCATACAGTTTATAAGCAATGATCTGGCTTTTGTATATGACAGACAATGTCAGGAACAATACAAAAACATAGATAAATTAGGAAGTTACTCACAGTACATGATATTGAAAAAGCATGAAGAGCTTTGTGATGAGGATCAATATGCACAAGAATCAGATTTGAATAGGAAAAAAACAAAGGATGAAAATCAAAAACTTCCAAATGATCAGTCAGTCTGGAATCCTTTTACCTCAACACTTAGAACTGTCGCAAACCAGCAGACTGAAAATCTGAGAAAAGCTGAGGACAACTTCTTGAATTCTGAAGATCACATGCAAGTCAGAGATTTGGCTATAAGCATCATCCAAGAAACTGAGGAAATCATGAAGAAAATGAAAATTGCTAAAATCGGGTACAAAGACAGCTACATACAAGAACTAACAGATTATGTCCAAAAAACAGTGAAGCAACATCAAGATGTAAATCAGAGGTTCAAATTCAAGAAGGAATTCACTGTGGATCTCTGTCTCCATGTGTGTGACCTTGCACACGTCAGATTTACTGAACTTCATAAAGAGTTTAGAGATACAAATGATCCAAGACTGTATCTGGAAAAGCAGAAACCTCGATTTTATGGTGTGTTCAAAAACTACTGCAGAGGAGCTACAGCCACCACAATTTTTGGTGAACTTCTCTGCAGTAACATTGAATCATCCATCCTGCAAGCAGTCTACAATAAAACTGCCATTGATTTGACAACACAAATAAGATCAAACATGCCAGCATTTAATGGAAACAGGTCAAGTCTTGAGAAACACATCTTGAAATCTCTTGCAGAAGAGATTAACTTTGATaagtatgtacagtatattCATAATCCCCAAAAGCATTTCAAACAGTTCATAACTGAAAAGGTACACCAGTACATTACCGAAAACGGAACCGTGGTTCTGAAGCTATTCAAAAGAAATCTGAAAGACAAAGAGCAGATAGTCATTAATGCTGTGCACATTGCAACTGAAGACACCAAGATGAACTCTGGTGATGCACACATGTGGGTGAGAAGGTTTTCTGAATCATTAACAGACCAGCTGAACTTGaaagaaattatttttgttGATCACAAAGAAATTACAGACTTTGATTTTCTTCAAAAGGTTGTAACTGATGGTCTCGCTGATATTATGtcaaagcaaaacaaacacTTTAAAAGTGTAAAGGACATAAAAATGGAAAATGTCAGAAACAGACCTGAAGATATTCTGATTGAGCACCTCTGCAGGTGCTGCTGGGTACAGTGTCCATTCTGTAGAGCCATCTGCACCAACACGATGGAGGACCATGATGGAGATCACAGTGTCCCTTTACATCGAGCAGAGGGAATCAATGGATGGTATTACAGAGGTACAACAAATCTCAGTACTGATTTCTGCACAACTAATGTGCAAAGTGATAAGGTGTTTTGCGCCATGGAATCAAATTGGAGAGTACCCTACAAACAATACAGAACAGCAGGTCACTGGTTTGCTAAGTGGAGCATCACACCAGATAACTCTGAGTTGCCATACTGGAAGTGGTTTGTGTGCAGATTTCAGAAGGATCTGGAGAATCATTATGAAAAAACATTTCAGGGACATGGTCAGATTCCTGATGAATGGAGAAAGTACACAAAGGAGGATGCTGTTGGGAGTTTAGACATATACATTTAA
- the LOC143517683 gene encoding interferon-induced very large GTPase 1-like isoform X2, which produces MEAEAMSDPGPDDVMDTQPATDSPSDQRIIQPRVKMEITYTSAKTAGRGQGRTPGLYMREVTKREENPNPEQLFVRLNLKEKYQNKMKTSDILQVTKLSVCSEKPSVEEDMAGVFLQRLLMMDYRARYITTEEVSNNTDEAVLCIEDRDDCDEFDYFFFKKSFNFDEGNHKHPIHCMDVQMAVLHCSDSFLKQLIVTKLSQCQYALPLLVPDPFTREIEFPLWTFRQIKKSWKIMDTSGKETGLNDTSGKNTSFTKPIHAAETPMVAFFRLGSVSSSKSQLMNKLINEKHNTFFYRHCPGSSRTRLLMDGVVEIAWYLPSGTTDDLFSDCVTFCNLHGDAEINKEQLEILTEMSSVNVVLLANHEKQEYKEILQKLWKGPKSLICLFSEDDSGVSGTKTGKYRIGLKDRNQSDVTKELRKTIKDCLCKSPSTFSLKQLCKIKVITTDEEAPECQKGKEAAEEIMRFLNEKELYKLKEKHLPCQGKLWHDWCEMNKDLYRLQGDNLEMQKSKKQTEMKRIREQQHNYGLSGLMKKLIYTLICLEENEKSYFLKWLGIFLDNCTTDDLSALHHEYDEKWTKVLALKKKHDKSDKMIHSQTQLEEISEKLKAATFGLEHIFREMGQIYESFRSVQAHKKDYIYEDLSFFPKLAADLIKTGLPLELMDGDAAHVPLVWVSAVLDELIKILGDQRVFVLSVLGIQSSGKSTMLNAMFGLQFAVSAGRCTRGAFMQLVKVSEEMKAELKFDYILVVDTEGLRALELAGKSTRNHDNELATFVIGLGNMTLVNIFGENPAEMQDILQIVVQAFLRMKKVRLRPSCMFVHQNVGDITAGEKNMEGRRRLQEKLDEMTKLAAKEEDSHAECFSDVITFNVQTDVKYFAQLLEGSPPMAPPNPCYSRNVQELKNAIFKKAMKSQAITLSQFKARFSDLWNALLNENFVFSFKNTLEIAVYRKLETEFGKWTWNLRKAMLDVEETLHNRIENEKLEKIEERELYAYMENTRNEVDKSVKQYFEEDSYKDILIHWLAKYENKIKELLENLIKDAQTKLNAVIQQRNARENFKNKKNEYDEKLFNMSKVFALNLKDKKTEEHVLKQEFDDVWDKWVTDLTTDTYSEKTMNFWNDAIQFISNDLAFVYDRQCQEQYKNIDKLGSYSQYMILKKHEELCDEDQYAQESDLNRKKTKDENQKLPNDQSVWNPFTSTLRTVANQQTENLRKAEDNFLNSEDHMQVRDLAISIIQETEEIMKKMKIAKIGYKDSYIQELTDYVQKTVKQHQDVNQRFKFKKEFTVDLCLHVCDLAHVRFTELHKEFRDTNDPRLYLEKQKPRFYGVFKNYCRGATATTIFGELLCSNIESSILQAVYNKTAIDLTTQIRSNMPAFNGNRSSLEKHILKSLAEEINFDKYVQYIHNPQKHFKQFITEKVHQYITENGTVVLKLFKRNLKDKEQIVINAVHIATEDTKMNSGDAHMWVRRFSESLTDQLNLKEIIFVDHKEITDFDFLQKVVTDGLADIMSKQNKHFKSVKDIKMENVRNRPEDILIEHLCRCCWVQCPFCRAICTNTMEDHDGDHSVPLHRAEGINGWYYRGTTNLSTDFCTTNVQSDKVFCAMESNWRVPYKQYRTAGHWFAKWSITPDNSELPYWKWFVCRFQKDLENHYEKTFQGHGQIPDEWRKYTKEDAVGSLDIYI; this is translated from the exons ATGGAGGCTGAAGCCATGTCAGATCCAGGACCTGATGATGTGATGGACACCCAACCAGCAACTGATAGCCCCTCTG ATCAAAGAATTATCCAGCCGCGAGTTAAGATGGAAATCACATACACCAGTGCAAAAACAGCAGGAAGAGGACAG GGAAGAACACCAGGGCTTTACATGAGAGAAGTAACGAAAAGGGAAGAAAACCCAAACCCAGAGCAACTCTTTGTTAGACTTAATCTCAAGGAAAAGtatcaaaacaaaatgaagaCTTCAGACATTCTTCAAGTAACTAAACTTTCTGTGTGTTCTGAAAAGCCCTCTGTGGAGGAAGACATGGCTGGTGTTTTCTTACAAAGGCTTTTGATGATGGACTACAGAGCTAGATACATTACTACAGAAGAAGTCTCTAATAATACAGATGAGGCTGTCCTCTGTATAGAAGATAGAGATGACTGTGATGAATTTGATTACTTTTTCTTCAAAAAGTCATTTAATTTTGATGAAGGAAACCATAAACATCCCATTCACTGTATGGATGTCCAGATGGCAGTGCTCCACTGCTCAGACAGCTTCCTAAAGCAGCTCATAGTGACCAAACTGTCCCAGTGTCAGTACGCTCTGCCTCTGTTAGTGCCTGATCCCTTCACCAGAGAGATTGAGTTTCCTCTGTGGACATTTAGACAAATCAAGAAGAGCTGGAAGATCATGGACACCTCTGGTAAAGAGACTGGTTTAAATGACACCTCTGGTAAAAATACATCTTTTACTAAACCAATTCATGCAGCTGAAACTCCAATGGTGGCGTTCTTCAGACTGGGCTCTGTGTCCTCATCCAAGTCTCAGCTGATGAACAAACTGATCAAtgaaaaacacaacacattctTCTACAGACATTGTCCAGGCAGCAGCAGAACCCGTCTACTGATGGATGGAGTGGTGGAGATCGCCTGGTACCTCCCATCTGGAACAACTGATGATCTTTTCAGTGATTGTGTCACATTCTGTAATCTCCATGGTGATGCAGAAATTAATAAGGAACAACTAGAGATTCTGACTGAAATGTCGTCTGTGAATGTTGTACTGTTAGCTAATCATGAAAAACAGGAATATAAGGAGATACTCCAGAAACTCTGGAAAGGCCCCAAATCATTAATCTGTCTATTTTCTGAAGATGACTCTGGTGTATCTGGGACAAAGACTGGAAAATACAGAATTGGACTTAAAGACAGAAATCAATCAGATGTTACTAAAGAACTCAGAAAAACTATCAAAGACTGTCTTTGCAAATCACCATCTACTTTCAGCCTTAAACAATTGTGCAAAATCAAAGTTATTACTACAGATGAGGAAGCACCTGAATGCCAGAAAGGGAAGGAGGCAGCAGAGGAGATAATGAGATTCCTGAATGAAAAAGAGCTCTACAAACTAAAGGAGAAACATCTGCCCTGTCAGGGAAAACTGTGGCATGACTGGTGTGAGATGAACAAAGACCTGTATCGTCTTCAAGGAGACAACTTAGAAATGCAGAAGagcaaaaaacaaacagaaatgaaGCGAATTCGTGAACAGCAGCACAACTATGGACTGTCTGGCCTCATGAAGAAGTTAATATACACATTGATATGTCTGGAAGAGaatgaaaagtcttattttctGAAATGGCTTGGTATTTTCTTAGACAACTGCACTACAGATGATCTCTCTGCACTTCATCATGAATATGATGAAAAGTGGACAAAGGTTTTAGCCCTGAAAAAGAAGCATgacaagtcagacaaaatgatacATTCCCAAACGCAACTTGAGGAAATTTCAGAAAAACTGAAGGCAGCAACCTTTGGTTTGGAGCACATATTCAGAGAGATGGGCCAGATATATGAGTCATTTCGATCTGTTCAAGCACACAAGAAAGATTACATATATGAAGATCTGTCTTTTTTTCCTAAACTTGCTGCAGATCTCATCAAAACTGGGCTTCCATTGGAGTTGATGGATGGAGATGCTGCTCATGTTCCTCTGGTCTGGGTTTCAGCAGTTCTAGATGAACTCATCAAGATCCTGGGAGACCAGAGAGTGTTTGTGCTGTCAGTGTTGGGGATCCAGAGCTCTGGTAAATCCACCATGCTCAATGCCATGTTTGGACTCCAGTTTGCAGTCAGTGCAGGCAGGTGCACCAGAGGAGCCTTCATGCAGCTGGTCAAAGTGTCAGAGGAGATGAAGGCAGAGCTGAAGTTTGACTACATTCTAGTTGTTGACACTGAAGGTCTCAGAGCACTTGAGCTTGCAGGGAAATCTACCAGGAATCACGATAATGAACTTGCCACATTTGTCATAGGTCTTGGAAATATGACCTTGGTCAACATTTTTGGAGAGAACCCTGCTGAGATGCAGGACATCCTTCAGATTGTTGTTCAGGCCTTCCTGAGGATGAAGAAGGTCAGACTGAGACCAAGCTGCATGTTTGTTCATCAGAATGTTGGAGATATTACAGCTGGAGAGAAGAACATGGAAGGAAGGAGACGCTTGCAGGAGAAACTGGATGAGATGACAAAACTGGCAGCAAAGGAAGAAGACAGTCACGCTGAGTGTTTCAGTGATGTCATAACATTCAATGTTCAGACAGATGTGAAGTACTTTGCTCAGCTGTTGGAGGGCAGTCCACCCATGGCTCCACCAAATCCATGTTACAGCAGAAATGTTCAGGAGCTGAAGAATGCCATTTTCAAAAAAGCTATGAAGTCACAAGCCATCACACTCTCACAGTTTAAAGCAAGATTCAGTGATCTGTGGAATGCGTTGTTGAATGAGAACTTTGTTTTTAGCTTCAAAAACACCTTGGAAATTGCAGTCTACCGAAAACTGGAAACAGAGTTTGGGAAATGGACTTGGAATCTCAGGAAAGCCATGCTAGATGTTGAAGAAACATTGCACAACAGAATTGAAAATGAAAAACTGGAAAAAATCGAGGAAAGGGAACTTTATGCATACATGGAAAATACTAGAAATGAAGTGGACAAATCAGTGAAGCAGTACTTTGAAGAAGACAGCTACAAAGACATTTTAATACACTGGCtagcaaaatatgaaaacaaaatTAAAGAGCTTCTTGAAAACCTTATTAAAGATGCACAAACAAAACTAAATGCAGTGATTCAACAGCGTAATGCACGAGAGAatttcaaaaacaaaaagaatGAGTATGATGAAAAGCTGTTCAATATGAGCAAAGTGTTTGCTTTAAATctaaaagacaaaaaaacagaAGAACATGTTCTCAAACAAGAATTTGATGATGTGTGGGACAAATGGGTCACTGACCTGACAACAGACACTTATTCAGAAAAAACTATGAATTTTTGGAATGATGCCATACAGTTTATAAGCAATGATCTGGCTTTTGTATATGACAGACAATGTCAGGAACAATACAAAAACATAGATAAATTAGGAAGTTACTCACAGTACATGATATTGAAAAAGCATGAAGAGCTTTGTGATGAGGATCAATATGCACAAGAATCAGATTTGAATAGGAAAAAAACAAAGGATGAAAATCAAAAACTTCCAAATGATCAGTCAGTCTGGAATCCTTTTACCTCAACACTTAGAACTGTCGCAAACCAGCAGACTGAAAATCTGAGAAAAGCTGAGGACAACTTCTTGAATTCTGAAGATCACATGCAAGTCAGAGATTTGGCTATAAGCATCATCCAAGAAACTGAGGAAATCATGAAGAAAATGAAAATTGCTAAAATCGGGTACAAAGACAGCTACATACAAGAACTAACAGATTATGTCCAAAAAACAGTGAAGCAACATCAAGATGTAAATCAGAGGTTCAAATTCAAGAAGGAATTCACTGTGGATCTCTGTCTCCATGTGTGTGACCTTGCACACGTCAGATTTACTGAACTTCATAAAGAGTTTAGAGATACAAATGATCCAAGACTGTATCTGGAAAAGCAGAAACCTCGATTTTATGGTGTGTTCAAAAACTACTGCAGAGGAGCTACAGCCACCACAATTTTTGGTGAACTTCTCTGCAGTAACATTGAATCATCCATCCTGCAAGCAGTCTACAATAAAACTGCCATTGATTTGACAACACAAATAAGATCAAACATGCCAGCATTTAATGGAAACAGGTCAAGTCTTGAGAAACACATCTTGAAATCTCTTGCAGAAGAGATTAACTTTGATaagtatgtacagtatattCATAATCCCCAAAAGCATTTCAAACAGTTCATAACTGAAAAGGTACACCAGTACATTACCGAAAACGGAACCGTGGTTCTGAAGCTATTCAAAAGAAATCTGAAAGACAAAGAGCAGATAGTCATTAATGCTGTGCACATTGCAACTGAAGACACCAAGATGAACTCTGGTGATGCACACATGTGGGTGAGAAGGTTTTCTGAATCATTAACAGACCAGCTGAACTTGaaagaaattatttttgttGATCACAAAGAAATTACAGACTTTGATTTTCTTCAAAAGGTTGTAACTGATGGTCTCGCTGATATTATGtcaaagcaaaacaaacacTTTAAAAGTGTAAAGGACATAAAAATGGAAAATGTCAGAAACAGACCTGAAGATATTCTGATTGAGCACCTCTGCAGGTGCTGCTGGGTACAGTGTCCATTCTGTAGAGCCATCTGCACCAACACGATGGAGGACCATGATGGAGATCACAGTGTCCCTTTACATCGAGCAGAGGGAATCAATGGATGGTATTACAGAGGTACAACAAATCTCAGTACTGATTTCTGCACAACTAATGTGCAAAGTGATAAGGTGTTTTGCGCCATGGAATCAAATTGGAGAGTACCCTACAAACAATACAGAACAGCAGGTCACTGGTTTGCTAAGTGGAGCATCACACCAGATAACTCTGAGTTGCCATACTGGAAGTGGTTTGTGTGCAGATTTCAGAAGGATCTGGAGAATCATTATGAAAAAACATTTCAGGGACATGGTCAGATTCCTGATGAATGGAGAAAGTACACAAAGGAGGATGCTGTTGGGAGTTTAGACATATACATTTAA